The Oncorhynchus mykiss isolate Arlee chromosome 30, USDA_OmykA_1.1, whole genome shotgun sequence genome includes a window with the following:
- the LOC110521532 gene encoding aquaporin-12 has translation MSELDVSLVYFLAVVAFGAVFRVLFRKWPCLSFASEFTTSFVLVACWLEVQTIIEIGEWAEGLGSDVTLTIRFVVLLTHGVICAGATGNPSLTLMNFLLLETPTLHTLLALAAQFLGAHLALIVAGYYWAMELNDMHIIKNLIFRECSTALRVSLVQGVYSECVCAFIFYLIYLSLRCRAVLIRVPFFAAVLTLLSHAASGYTSAFLNPSLAYGLTFYCPGFTFTEYSVVYCLGPIIGMTLALLLYMGHIPRIFAKNLLYSQKTHVQVPKGDGDEKKK, from the exons ATGTCTGAACTTGATGTCTCCCTTGTTTACTTTCTTGCTGTTGTGGCATTTGGTGCAGTCTTTAGAGTCCTTTTCAGAAAATGGCCTTGTTTGAGCTTTGCATCAGAGTTCACAACCTCATTTGTGCTGGTGGCATGCTGGCTGGAGGTGCAGACCATTATAGAGATTGGTGAGTGGGCAGAGGGACTGGGATCAGACGTTACTCTGACAATACGGTTTGTGGTGCTGCTGACCCATGGTGTGATCTGTGCTGGAGCCACTGGAAACCCCTCCCTGACTCTGATGAATTTCCTGCTGCTGGAGACCCCTACTCTACACACTCTGCTAGCTTTGGCTGCTCAGTTCCTGGGGGCACACCTGGCCCTGATTGTAGCTGGCTACTACTGGGCAATGGAGCTCAATGACATGCACATAATTAAGAACCTGATATTCAGGGAGTGCAGTACAGCCCTGCGTGTCTCCCTGGTGCAGGGGGTctattctgagtgtgtgtgtgcattcatctTTTATCTGATATACCTCAGCCTGAGATGTCGCGCTGTGTTGATTCGGGTGCCTTTCTTTGCAGCTGTGCTCACCCTTCTCTCTCATGCAG CCAGTGGTTATACCTCAGCTTTCCTGAACCCCTCCCTTGCCTATGGCCTTACCTTCTACTGTCCTGGGTTTACCTTTACGGAGTACTCAGTGGTCTACTGCCTTGGGCCCATTATTG GAATGACCCTGGCCCTTCTCCTGTACATGGGTCACATCCCCAGGATTTTTGCAAAGAATCTGCTGTATTCCCAGAAGACCCACGTACAGGTGCCAAAGGGGGACGGAGATGAAAAGAAAAAGTGA
- the LOC110521533 gene encoding ribonuclease P protein subunit p21, translating to MAGNVKDKEAFQRLNFLYQAAHCVLSQTSENVELARFYCFTQKTIAKRLVLRQDPSVKRTLCKKCCSLLVPGVTATARQRRTKHRNRMTVLRCLRCGQCKRFLNNPEHRLWVDQPEAQLQNQSQPRDFYPGTTPLHCKQGPSTKELKEKADGPISQISSTGPSSTQHQVPPSKPKT from the exons ATGGCAGGAAACGTGAAAGACAAGGAGGCTTTTCAAAGACTGAACTTCCTGTATCAG GCTGCACACTGTGTTTTGTCTCAAACCTCGGAGAATGTGGAGTTAGCTCGTTTTTACTGCTTCACTCAGAAGACAATCGCAAAACGTTTGGTACTGAGACA AGACCCCTCAGTGAAAAGAACATTATGTAAGAAGTGCTGCTCTTTGCTGGTCCCAGGAGTAACTGCCACAGCCAGACAGAGAA GGACTAAGCATAGAAACCGCATGACTGTGCTGCGATGTCTTCGCTGTGGGCAGTGCAAGAGGTTCCTAAACAATCCGGAGCATCGCCTGTGGGTGGACCAGCCTGAGGCTCAGCTGCAGAACCAATCACAGCCACGTGATTTTTACCCTGGAACAACTCCACTACATTGCA AACAAGGTCCCTCCACTAAAGAGTTGAAGGAGAAAGCAGATGGACCCATATCGCAGATATCCTCCACAGGGCCTTCCTCTACCCAGCACCAGGTGCCTCCATCCAAGCCCAAAACCTGA